Proteins encoded in a region of the Moritella marina ATCC 15381 genome:
- a CDS encoding AraC family transcriptional regulator — MAAIAEGQQFNVDSLSNQVIGIATEVGQHDSGMHKHNKGQLLYAPAGCISITLDGMQSVLPPTRAAWIPAGMMHCARMRNVVSYRSLYFSADLAALLPTTMCIVEVNVLLQALIERMAFWDWDKPQLEQANTLALFCDELAVAPVQQLHLPLPQDPRLQIWLTALMANDLPPQPLNQLQTEIGASGKTISRIFSRETGMPYQAWRQQWRLLNAIERLAEGQRISTVAFDLDFTSDSAFISFFRQHTSSTPAKYLANTK, encoded by the coding sequence ATGGCGGCTATTGCAGAAGGGCAGCAATTTAATGTCGATAGCTTATCCAACCAAGTGATAGGTATCGCGACCGAAGTTGGCCAGCATGACTCGGGTATGCACAAGCATAATAAAGGTCAGTTATTATATGCACCCGCAGGTTGTATTAGTATTACCCTCGATGGCATGCAATCGGTATTACCACCAACACGTGCAGCTTGGATCCCGGCGGGGATGATGCACTGCGCACGTATGCGTAATGTGGTGTCGTATCGTTCGTTATATTTCAGTGCAGATCTGGCTGCGTTATTACCGACGACTATGTGCATTGTCGAAGTGAATGTCTTATTACAAGCACTAATTGAACGTATGGCATTTTGGGATTGGGATAAACCGCAACTAGAACAAGCCAATACCCTGGCGTTATTTTGTGACGAGCTGGCAGTTGCGCCGGTGCAGCAGTTACACCTACCGTTACCACAAGACCCACGATTACAAATATGGTTAACGGCGCTAATGGCAAATGACTTGCCTCCGCAACCATTAAACCAATTACAAACGGAGATTGGTGCGAGTGGTAAAACCATCAGTCGCATATTTTCGCGGGAAACTGGCATGCCTTATCAAGCGTGGCGACAGCAATGGCGGTTGCTCAATGCCATCGAACGTTTAGCTGAAGGTCAGCGTATTTCGACGGTAGCATTCGATTTAGATTTTACCAGTGACAGTGCGTTTATTAGTTTTTTTCGTCAGCATACAAGTTCAACACCAGCGAAATATCTAGCTAATACAAAGTAA
- a CDS encoding multidrug effflux MFS transporter, with product MNRKPHISLILALMMFPQIVETIYSPVLPHLANSFDVSIHTATQTLSIYFSAFALGVIFWGRIADLIGRRPAMLIGLCTYGLGSILALMATDFNMLMMARFTSAFGAAVGSVVTQTMLRDSYNGDDLVKVFTLMGMGISLSPVIGLISGGFIAEYAGHLGVFSVLLILAILLLFVALKALPETRPDKIAKVNLITLLMRMLKDRDIRYHAILVALFNLVLFSYYSLAPFIFSKLDFISIEFGYTGIALACGSLLGSMLNKRLLQAKYTSQSLLRLACALVLCGSVGVYALQDSVWLLAPMLIVVMSYGIAIPNILAHALAKYKDVAGSAGAVFGLFYYLLLGAGLALTGILNNLGLVLMLAASIILVCTVQLNRAVQKKNH from the coding sequence ATGAACAGAAAACCACACATCAGCCTTATATTGGCTTTAATGATGTTTCCACAAATTGTCGAAACCATCTACAGTCCGGTATTGCCACACCTTGCAAACAGTTTCGATGTCAGCATTCACACCGCTACGCAAACCTTATCTATTTACTTTAGCGCATTTGCGTTGGGTGTCATCTTTTGGGGGCGTATCGCCGATCTGATTGGCCGTCGACCTGCGATGCTAATTGGTTTATGCACGTACGGCTTAGGGTCTATATTGGCGCTAATGGCTACGGATTTCAATATGCTGATGATGGCTAGATTTACGTCAGCATTTGGCGCTGCAGTGGGTTCTGTCGTAACTCAAACCATGCTACGAGATAGCTATAACGGTGATGATTTAGTTAAAGTATTCACGCTAATGGGCATGGGGATCTCGTTGAGTCCGGTCATAGGTTTAATATCAGGCGGCTTTATCGCAGAGTACGCGGGTCATTTAGGCGTGTTTTCAGTGTTACTTATACTGGCGATATTATTACTTTTTGTGGCGCTTAAAGCGTTGCCCGAAACGCGCCCTGACAAGATAGCCAAAGTTAACCTCATAACTTTACTCATGCGCATGCTCAAAGACCGTGACATTCGTTACCACGCTATTTTGGTCGCCCTGTTTAATTTGGTGTTATTTAGCTATTACTCACTGGCGCCGTTTATCTTTAGTAAACTCGATTTTATCTCGATTGAATTTGGTTACACCGGTATCGCATTAGCCTGCGGCAGTTTACTCGGTAGCATGCTTAACAAACGTTTACTGCAAGCGAAATATACATCACAGTCATTACTGCGTTTAGCCTGTGCTTTAGTGTTGTGTGGCAGTGTCGGAGTTTATGCGTTGCAAGACAGTGTTTGGTTGTTAGCACCGATGCTGATTGTTGTAATGAGTTATGGTATTGCCATTCCGAACATTCTCGCGCATGCCTTAGCCAAGTATAAAGATGTCGCTGGATCTGCAGGTGCAGTATTTGGCTTATTCTATTATTTACTCTTAGGGGCGGGATTGGCGCTCACCGGGATCTTGAACAACCTAGGCTTGGTACTGATGCTAGCAGCTAGCATCATCTTAGTCTGCACTGTTCAGCTTAACCGAGCAGTGCAGAAAAAAAACCACTAA